Proteins from a genomic interval of Osmia bicornis bicornis chromosome 13, iOsmBic2.1, whole genome shotgun sequence:
- the LOC123988399 gene encoding uncharacterized protein LOC123988399, translating to MLVQGWRNRYTIRMRRCQMKMEHIDRQKGNRRVLRATGFQPAPDSSRRFNRLGLIPSRSMAASVVSPWFARLSLTVTCGQEKNRKFLDSSVCKEREEEDADHSESRMKLAFQLDKTKIAVLSSRRGDVRQLNRSIVPTRQSTTTSIVFDVESRQIVGQFRGDAYELLIDR from the exons ATGCTGGTGCAAGGGTGGAGGAATCGATACACAATTCGTATG CGACGATGCCAAATGAAAATGGAGCATATCGACAGGCAAAAG GGCAATCGACGCGTGCTTCGAGCGACCGGCTTTCAACCAGCTCCCGATTCCTCGAGGCGTTTCAACAGGCTCGGACTAATT CCGTCACGGTCAATGGCTGCCAGTGTCGTATCGCCGTGGTTCGCGAGACTGTCCCTGACGGTGACATGTGGCCaggagaaaaatagaaaatttctcGACTCATCCGTGTgcaaagagagagaggaagaggacGCCGATCACTCAGAAAGCCGAATGAAATTGGCATTTCAAttggacaagacaaaaattGCAGTACTATCGTCCCGACGGGGCGACGTACGGCAGTTAAATCGCAGTATCGTACCGACGCGTCAGTCGACGACAACATCGATCGTTTTCGACGTGGAGTCACGACAGATTGTCGGCCAATTTCGCGGAGACGCGTATGAATTACTGATAGACCGCTGA